The nucleotide sequence GTCGAGTGTCGAAGTAGGGCGGTCTCCAGTGCACAGTCCGTGGCTAACTAGCGGACTGTGTACTTTCGTTTTTCATCGATTCTACAATGAGAAGCGGTGCGAGCTTCGTAGACTGTATTATGAGGCTTTCGTCACCCGCTGCCCCTCGTCGATGCGTCAAGCGAAGTGTGGCTCTATTTCAGCATTCCGGAAACGGGGTTAGCCGAATACAGACTGGTAAGTAATGCATTGCCCTACGCGCTGGCAGCAGTACGGGAGGGCTCGACTGTTGGCCCCAACACCGGAGGGCGGTAGAGGTAATCCCGGGTGAGGGGCATGGCCGTCTGCTCGTGGGCGAGTTGGAGCTGGAAGACCACCAGGCCGCGCCAGTGGAAGGCCGCCTCGCTCACCGCGAGGTAGAACTCCCACATGCGGCAAAAACGCTCGCCCTTCTCCTCGGCCACGGCACCACGCACCCGCTGGAAGCGGCGGAACCACTCCGCCAGGGTGTAGGCGTAGTGCAGGCGCAGCACCTCTACATCCGCGCTGGCGAGGCGCTGGCGCTCCACCGCCGCCATCACCTCGGACATCGCCGGAATGTAGCCGCCGGGGAAGATGTAGCGCCGGATCCAGGGGTTGGTCACGCCCGGCGGCGTCACCCGGCCAATGGTGTGAATGAGGGCGACGCCGTCCGGAGCGAGATGCTCATGCACCGAGCGGAAGTAGGTGTCGTAGTAGCGCGTGCCGACGTGCTCAAACATGCCGACGCTGACGATGCGGTCGAAGGTTTCCGGCACGTCGCGGTAGTCCTCCAGGCGGATCTCCACCTGACCCTCCAGGCCGCGCTCGCGCACCCGCTGGCGGGCGACGCGGGCCTGCTCGCCGGAGAGGGTGAGGCCGACGACCTGGGCCCCGGCCTGCTCGGCGAGCTCGATGGCAAGCCCGCCCCAGCCGCAGCCGATGTCGAGCACGCGCTGGCCGGGCCGCAGGCAGAGCTTGCGCCGGATATGGGCGCGCTTGGCCGCCTGCGCCTGCTCCAGGGTGAGCTCGCGGCGCGGCCAGTAGGCGCAGGAGTACTGAAGGTCACTGTCGAGGAAGCGGCGGAACAGGGTCTCGTCGAGATCGTAGTGATGGGCGACGTTGCGCCGGCTTGCCGCGCGCCGGTTCCACTGCTGCAGTGGGCGCAGCAGCGGGGTGAGCCAGCGGCCGAAGCGGTTGCGGCGGTGGTTGCGCGGCCCGGCGAAGTTGCGCAGCAGCACCTCCAGCAGCGCACGCAGGTCGGGCGTGCTCCAGCCACCCTCCATGTAGGTCTGGCCGAGCATGAACTCGGGATCGCTGACCACCCGGGGCACGGCCTTCGGGTCAGCCACCTCCAGGACCGCCTCGGGACTGCCCGACCCGAAGCGGCGGGTGACGCCGTCCGGATAAATTAGGCGCAGGGAACCTTCGCGTACGTCTTCATTCAGGATGCGCTGGAGCATGTTGCCTCCGCCGGCCCGCGTACGTCGCGAGCGATAGTTGCAGTGGGCTCGCATCCTTACGCGGTGTCGCCCCCATCACTGTTTGAGCATGACGGGGTGCAACAAAGAACGCGTTGACCAGAATCAAGTGGGCTCCAGGTTTTGTGACACAACTTATCTATTGCTCGAGCGTTTGCTGAATGGAGTAATCGCGTCGTGTCGATGGCCGGTTTGGGACCGTTCAGCGCTGCAAACCAAATTATTAACCCGCTGCGCAAAATATGACAGCTGGCGTAATGCCGTCTCCGAATAACTCGTTTCATGAATGATTCGTTGTCAACCGATATTGAGTAGAAATCCAGGAAAATACCCATGCCGGGCCGCACATGAGAGTGATCGGATTATCTTGGTATTTCGCATGACTTATGGGCGCTTCCGCAGAGGTCACCAGAGAGCACTTGCTTTGGGAATTCCACGCCTGCTGAGCGAAACCGCTCACGGGTTCGTGGTTGGCGTTTCTCCCTCTAGTCGCCGACAGATACTGAGGCTGGGCAAGCACCAGCGTTGATTCACGCTGGAACCCGGAATCCATGCTCTGGGGCTCCCCGCCGAAGACTTGGCGGGGCGGCTGCGCGCGCCCTGGCTCGACGAGATCGCCGAGACCCAACGCATCTCCCCACGGGACGTGGAGATCCTGGTGCGCGCGCCGCCCGAGGGATGCGATGGCCTGGACGATCTTTTTCCTCGGACCATCACGCTACCCGATAGAGAACGGGTACCGTTGGGCGAGGTGGCGCGACCGAGCGAGCAGCGGGAGTGTGCGCGGATCAGCCCGCATCGACGGCCGCCGCACGGTCACTGTGGAGGCCAAGGTCGACGCTAACCAGAGCAGCTGGCCAGAACATCGTCAATGACATTCGCGAGTGCTGGTTAGAGGCGTTTTGCGACCGGCATCCGGGCATGGAGGTGGCGTTAAAAGGACAGGTGGCGCGCTCGGCGGGAACCGGCGGGTATCGCTCGGGGACTGCTTATCCGCTTTGGTGGGGATCTTCATGATCCTCTCATGTCAATTCCGATGCTACCTGGAGCCGGTAATTGTGATGGTCTCCATGCCCCTGGCATTCATGGGTGCGGTATGGGGTCGCATCCTCACCGGCTGCTACCTGTCAACGCCGTCGCTGATCGCTGCCGCCGCCCTCGCGGGCATCGTGACGAATGACGCCATCCTGCTTGTACAATTCGTCAAGATCCACTGGCGGCTTGGCTTGGGTGCCACTCAAGCGGCCATCCAGGCTAGACGCGACCGCCTGCGCGCAATTTTTATCTTTTCGTCACCCACCATCGCCGGAGTGCTACCGATCCTGCTGGAGACCAGCAGATAGGCGGACGCGATCCAACCCCTGGCAGTGTCCGTGATCTTTGGCCTGCTCACCAGCACGGTACTGGTGGTGTTCGTGCTGCCGGCATTGCACGTGCTCTTGGTTGATCCTGGCGGAACCGGACAGAGCGAACAGTGATAACGACACCGGGGTCGTCCGCACTGATCGTCGAGCAGGCCAATTCACAGTACTGATCTCGGAGACAAAGGCCTACGCGTTCTGAGTCGTCGTTAGGTTGTTATCGAGAACATTTTTCACTCGACGATACAGCCGCTCCGGCGCATCTTGCGATGAACATTGCCGGATCTTCGCGCGAAGACGTTTCTCGAAAGCCAATCGACGATAGCAACTCGGGCACGTTTTCACATGGCGGCCGATCTCAACGCACGCTGCCTCGTCCAACTCTCCATCGAGATAGGCAAAGAGCCCTTTGACCACCTGCTCGCAGATCCGACGTCGCTCGTGCATTGCGATTATCCGTTCAGCAATGATTGTTGTCCGCGATCGGTGACACAATCAGCTTCTTGGACCCTTGTAACAGCTGGCTTGGTTGGTGATCGATCCGTGGAACCCGCAGAGCACGCCGTGCCCGGAATCCGGGGCCATATCTACTCGACCGGGAGTCCCGCCGCTTTCCATTCGGGATAACCTTCTTCAAGGCGCCGCACGCGATAACCTCTGCGCCTGAGCACCTGGATGGCTGCATGGGAGAGAACACAATAGGGGCCCCGGCAGTACGCAACGATCTCCTGATCCTTCGGCAGGTGATCCAGCATCTGCTCAAGCCTGTCGATCGGAATGTTGATCGCGCTCGGCAGGTGTCCCGCCTGGTACTCCTGCTCCGGTCGCACATCCAGCACGGTAACCTCGCCGCGCTCGAGTGCCGCCCAAAGGCCTTGCCGGGACATAGGCCGAAGGGCGCCATCGGCGTTGTCGTCCGAGAAGAGCCTTCCAACAAGTCGTTCCATCTCGGCGAGGTTGGTCTTGGCGATATCGCGCATGAGCGATATGAGCGTAACGACGCGCGTGTCCGTGAGCCGATACATAACCTGCCGCCCCTCACGACGCGCGGTAACCAGGCCAGCCCGGCGCAGGTGCTGCAGATGCTGGGATGCATTGGCGACGGACAGGCCAGTGGTCTCGGCCAGCACCTCCACCGGCGCCTCCGCCTGCGCGAGACGCTCCAGCAACTCCAGCCGGTTACCGTTGCCGAGAGCACGACCGACCTGCGAGAGCACGTCGAAGAGCTGCTGCCGGTAGCCGGACTGGTCCACCCCTTCAGCCGCGGCCGTATTCGCTTGACGCTCACTTGACATCGAGTGGTCCTAGATTAAATATTCAAGTGCTCAATTGAATATACTAACTGGGGATGCGATGTCCAGCCTGATAATCATCAACGACC is from Spiribacter halobius and encodes:
- a CDS encoding SAM-dependent methyltransferase yields the protein MLQRILNEDVREGSLRLIYPDGVTRRFGSGSPEAVLEVADPKAVPRVVSDPEFMLGQTYMEGGWSTPDLRALLEVLLRNFAGPRNHRRNRFGRWLTPLLRPLQQWNRRAASRRNVAHHYDLDETLFRRFLDSDLQYSCAYWPRRELTLEQAQAAKRAHIRRKLCLRPGQRVLDIGCGWGGLAIELAEQAGAQVVGLTLSGEQARVARQRVRERGLEGQVEIRLEDYRDVPETFDRIVSVGMFEHVGTRYYDTYFRSVHEHLAPDGVALIHTIGRVTPPGVTNPWIRRYIFPGGYIPAMSEVMAAVERQRLASADVEVLRLHYAYTLAEWFRRFQRVRGAVAEEKGERFCRMWEFYLAVSEAAFHWRGLVVFQLQLAHEQTAMPLTRDYLYRPPVLGPTVEPSRTAASA
- a CDS encoding efflux RND transporter permease subunit, giving the protein MILSCQFRCYLEPVIVMVSMPLAFMGAVWGRILTGCYLSTPSLIAAAALAGIVTNDAILLVQFVKIHWRLGLGATQAAIQARRDRLRAIFIFSSPTIAGVLPILLETSR
- a CDS encoding anti-sigma factor family protein — protein: MHERRRICEQVVKGLFAYLDGELDEAACVEIGRHVKTCPSCYRRLAFEKRLRAKIRQCSSQDAPERLYRRVKNVLDNNLTTTQNA
- a CDS encoding ArsR/SmtB family transcription factor, which codes for MSSERQANTAAAEGVDQSGYRQQLFDVLSQVGRALGNGNRLELLERLAQAEAPVEVLAETTGLSVANASQHLQHLRRAGLVTARREGRQVMYRLTDTRVVTLISLMRDIAKTNLAEMERLVGRLFSDDNADGALRPMSRQGLWAALERGEVTVLDVRPEQEYQAGHLPSAINIPIDRLEQMLDHLPKDQEIVAYCRGPYCVLSHAAIQVLRRRGYRVRRLEEGYPEWKAAGLPVE